A window from Dioscorea cayenensis subsp. rotundata cultivar TDr96_F1 chromosome 10, TDr96_F1_v2_PseudoChromosome.rev07_lg8_w22 25.fasta, whole genome shotgun sequence encodes these proteins:
- the LOC120270642 gene encoding LOW QUALITY PROTEIN: 3-isopropylmalate dehydratase large subunit, chloroplastic (The sequence of the model RefSeq protein was modified relative to this genomic sequence to represent the inferred CDS: deleted 2 bases in 2 codons): protein MATIAMTLSRVHFGGKSELGVSSLFSPSTIAHRCRRQASNKIHAVMTPTQSQRPLSTTGSVKHGMTMTEKILSRASERSQLEPDENVWVNIDVLMTHDVCGPGTFGIFKKEFGENAKVWDREKIVIIPDHYIFTNDERANRNVDILRDFCMEQNIKYFYDIKDLGNFKANPDYKGVCHIALAQEGHCRPGEVLVGTDSHTCNAGAFGQFATGIGNTDAGFVLGTGKLLLKVPPTLRFILDGEMPDYLLAKDLILQIIGEISVSGATYKSMEFIGSTVESLSMEERMTLCNMVVEAGGKNGVVPADQTTFNYLKDKTSVDFEPVYSDGNARFLQDYKFDVSKLEPLVAKPHSPDNRALARECKDVKIDRVYIGSCTGGKTEDFLAAAKVFLASGKKVKVPTFLVPATQKVWMDVYSLPVPGSGGKTCSQIFEEAGCDTPASPNCGACLGGPRDTYARMNEPMVCVSTTNRNFPGRMGHKEGQIYLASPYTAAASAISGYVTDPREFLR, encoded by the exons ATGGCTACAATTGCAATGACGTTGAGTCGTGTACATTTTGGTGGAAAG AGTGAATTAGGGGTCTCCTCTTTGTTTTCTCCTTCAACTATTGCCCACAGATGTCGGAGACAAGCATCAAACAAAATTCATGCAGTTATGACGCCCACACAGTCTCAACGTCCTCTGTCAACCACTGGTTCA GTCAAGCATGGCATGACTATGACAGAGAAGATTTTGTCAAGGGCATCGGAGCGGTCACAGTTGGAACCAGATGAGAATGTATGGGTAAATATTGATGTCCTGATGACCCATGATGTTTGCGGACCAGGGACATTTGGAATTTTCAAGAAAGAGTTCGGTGAGAATGCTAAG GTTTGGGACCGTGAAAAGATTGTTATTATACCAGATCATTACATATTTACAAACGATGAACGTGCAAATCGTAATGTTGATATCCTCAGAGAC TTCTGCATGGAACAAAATATTAAGTACTTTTATGACATCAAGGATCTTGGTAATTTCAAG GCCAATCCTGATTAT AAGGGTGTTTGCCACATTGCTCTTGCCCAAGAAGGTCATTGCAGACCTGGGGAG GTTTTGGTTGGCACAGACTCTCACACATGTAATGCTGGAGCTTTTGGTCAATTTGCTACTGGTATTGGAAATACAGATGCTGGTTTTGTCTTGGGCACTGGAAAGCTTCTACTGAAG GTTCCCCCCACTTTGAGGTTCATACTGGATGGAGAAATGCCTGACTATCTGCTGGCTAAGGATTTGATTTTGCAA ATCATTGGTGAAATAAGTGTCTCTGGTGCAACATACAAATCCATGGAATTCATTGGTTCCACTGTTGAAAGTTTGTCA ATGGAAGAAAGGATGACATTGTGTAATATGGTTGTTGAAGCGGGAGGCAAAAATGGGGTTGTCCCTGCAGACCAAACTACTTTCAATTACCTTAAG GATAAAACATCCGTGGATTTTGAACCTGTATACAGTGATGGCAATGCAAg ATTTCTTCAAGATTACAAATTTGATGTCTCCAAATTGGAACCGCTGGTTGCGAAG CCACATTCTCCTGATAATCGTGCTCTGGCAAGAGAATGCAAGGATGTGAAGATTGACAGGGTATATATAGGTTCTTGCACTGGTGGAAAAACAGAGGATTTTCTAGCAGCGGCAAAAGTATTTCTAGCATCA GGCAAAAAAGTTAAAGTGCCGACTTTTCTGGTCCCTGCCACTCAAAAG GTTTGGATGGATGTATACAGCCTCCCAGTTCCAGGATCTGGTGGCAAGACTTGCTCTCAGATATTCGAGGAAGCTGGTTGTGATACTCCAGCCAGTCCTAATTGTGGAGCTTGTTTGGGTGGTCCTCGAGATACATATGCAAGGATGAATGAGCCTATG GTCTGCGTATCCACCACCAATCGCAATTTCCCCGGCAGAATGGGGCACAAAGAAGGTCAAATCTATCTTGCCTCACCATACACCGCTGCAGCATCAGCAATATCAGGTTATGTTACCGACCCAAGAGAGTTCTTGCGTTAG
- the LOC120270069 gene encoding zinc finger AN1 domain-containing stress-associated protein 15-like, whose protein sequence is MAQESCNLDKDEPEILKPSPSSNIPPTSSPPPSLFLKPSLDYQILRPDKPENSRAPKPGRGPSSSSRFGFRCSSCQKRVGLTGFRCRCGDLFCASHRYSDTHNCSFDYKALGREEISKANPVIRAAKIIKI, encoded by the coding sequence ATGGCTCAAGAAAGCTGCAACCTTGACAAAGATGAACCTGAGATCCTTAAACCCTCACCTTCTTCTAATATCCCTCCAACCTCATCACCACCACCTTCTCTATTCCTCAAACCATCACTAGACTACCAAATTCTCAGGCCTGACAAGCCAGAGAACTCCCGAGCACCGAAACCAGGCCGAGGACCTTCATCATCATCTCGGTTTGGCTTCCGGTGCTCGAGTTGCCAGAAAAGAGTCGGCCTCACCGGCTTCCGGTGCCGGTGTGGTGACCTCTTTTGTGCGAGCCATCGGTATTCGGATACCCATAACTGCTCTTTTGATTACAAAGCTCTTGGCAGGGAGGAGATCTCTAAAGCCAATCCTGTGATCAGAGCTGCCAAAATTATAAAGATATGA